The following proteins come from a genomic window of Pseudomonas hygromyciniae:
- a CDS encoding type I secretion system permease/ATPase — protein MESEVSRVHLSHDPRTLHDDPLLDGLLALCALHQKPASAAMLTTGLPLPAQQLTADLLARAAARAGLQGRLLQRKLDSIPPIAMPALLLLKDGRSAVLLGWQGEDEAQVLLSESDGGETIVKRQALADDYIGKVFFAQPQHKFDVSHGTLIPRARSWFRDTLKRSRWLYADAIAASFLINLIAMAAPLFVMNVYDRVVPNQATATLWVLATGIFIAYVFDLVLKSLRSLCLDLAGKKTDLIISATLFERIVGMSMKYRPARVGSFAQNIHEFQSLRDFLASLTLTSLIDLPFTLLIFMVIAILGGHLVWIPMLAFPIALGIGYLLQKPLVATMERTMALASERQSSLIETLAGLDAVKVNNAESERQYQWEQTIGTLSRLELRVKMLSGLSMNITLLIQQLAGVIMIVFGVYQIIDGHLSMGGLIACYMLSGRALSPLASLSGLMTRYQQAKVTMVSTDQMMELPQERNFEERPLSRRTLQGAIECRGLNFTYPNQQNMALKNINLVIKPGEKIGIIGRSGSGKSSLAKLIVGLYQPDSGALLVDGVDIRQIDVSELRHNVGYVPQDIQLLAGTLRDNLVSGARYVEDEVVLQAAELAGVHEFARLHPQGYELQVGERGQNLSGGQRQNVALARALLLNPPILLLDEPTSAMDNTGEERLKQRLQAVVENKTVVLVTHRASLLSLVDRLLVIDRGQILADGPKAVVMEALKKGQISVA, from the coding sequence GTGGAATCAGAAGTCAGTCGAGTCCATCTCAGTCATGATCCACGCACATTGCACGACGACCCGTTACTCGACGGGTTGTTGGCTCTCTGTGCCCTGCACCAGAAGCCCGCCAGTGCGGCGATGCTGACCACCGGTCTGCCATTGCCAGCTCAGCAACTGACCGCCGATTTGCTGGCCCGGGCCGCGGCCCGCGCCGGTTTGCAAGGGCGACTGCTGCAACGCAAGCTCGATTCGATCCCCCCGATTGCCATGCCGGCCTTGCTGTTGCTCAAGGACGGCCGCAGTGCCGTGCTGCTCGGCTGGCAGGGTGAAGACGAGGCCCAGGTGCTGCTCAGCGAAAGCGATGGCGGTGAAACCATCGTCAAGCGCCAGGCGTTGGCCGATGACTACATCGGTAAAGTGTTCTTTGCCCAGCCCCAGCACAAATTCGATGTCAGCCACGGCACCCTGATTCCCCGGGCCCGTTCGTGGTTCCGTGACACCCTCAAGCGTTCGCGCTGGCTCTACGCCGATGCCATCGCCGCCAGTTTCCTGATCAACCTGATTGCCATGGCCGCGCCGCTGTTCGTGATGAACGTCTACGACCGCGTCGTGCCAAACCAGGCCACCGCCACCCTGTGGGTGCTGGCCACCGGTATTTTCATCGCCTACGTCTTCGACCTGGTCCTCAAGAGCCTGCGCAGCCTGTGCCTGGACCTGGCCGGCAAGAAAACCGACCTGATCATCTCGGCCACGCTGTTCGAGCGGATCGTCGGTATGTCGATGAAGTACCGCCCGGCACGGGTCGGTAGCTTCGCCCAGAACATCCACGAGTTTCAGAGCCTGCGTGACTTCCTCGCCTCCCTGACCCTCACCAGCCTGATCGACCTGCCGTTTACCCTACTGATATTCATGGTGATCGCCATCCTCGGCGGGCATCTGGTGTGGATCCCCATGCTGGCCTTCCCGATTGCCCTGGGCATCGGCTACCTGCTGCAAAAGCCGCTGGTCGCCACCATGGAGCGCACCATGGCCCTGGCCTCCGAGCGCCAGTCGAGCCTGATCGAAACCCTGGCCGGGCTGGATGCGGTCAAGGTCAACAACGCTGAAAGCGAGCGCCAGTACCAGTGGGAGCAGACCATTGGCACCCTTAGCCGCCTTGAGTTGCGAGTGAAGATGCTCTCTGGGCTGTCGATGAACATCACCCTGCTGATCCAGCAATTGGCGGGTGTGATCATGATTGTCTTCGGGGTCTACCAGATCATCGACGGCCACCTCAGCATGGGTGGCCTGATTGCCTGCTACATGCTCAGTGGCCGCGCCCTCAGCCCGCTGGCGTCGCTGTCGGGCCTGATGACTCGCTACCAGCAAGCCAAGGTCACCATGGTCTCCACCGACCAGATGATGGAGCTGCCTCAGGAGCGCAATTTCGAAGAGCGCCCCTTGAGCCGCCGCACCCTGCAAGGCGCCATCGAGTGCCGGGGCCTGAATTTCACGTACCCCAACCAGCAGAACATGGCGCTCAAGAACATCAACCTGGTGATCAAGCCCGGCGAGAAAATTGGCATCATCGGGCGTAGTGGCTCGGGTAAAAGCTCCCTGGCCAAACTGATCGTGGGCCTCTACCAACCCGACTCCGGCGCCTTGCTGGTGGACGGCGTGGACATTCGCCAGATCGACGTCAGCGAACTGCGCCACAACGTCGGCTATGTGCCCCAGGACATCCAACTGCTGGCCGGCACCCTGCGCGACAACCTGGTCTCCGGCGCCCGTTACGTTGAAGACGAAGTGGTACTGCAAGCCGCTGAACTTGCGGGCGTCCACGAATTTGCCCGCCTGCATCCACAAGGCTACGAGCTGCAAGTGGGCGAGCGCGGCCAGAACCTCTCTGGCGGCCAGCGACAAAACGTCGCCCTGGCCCGCGCCCTGCTGCTCAACCCGCCTATCCTGCTGCTGGACGAACCGACCAGCGCCATGGACAACACCGGTGAAGAACGCTTGAAACAGCGCCTGCAAGCCGTTGTGGAAAACAAGACCGTGGTGCTGGTGACGCACCGTGCGTCGCTGTTGTCGTTGGTGGACCGCTTGTTGGTCATCGACCGTGGGCAAATCCTTGCCGATGGCCCGAAAGCCGTAGTGATGGAAGCGTTGAAGAAGGGGCAGATCAGTGTTGCGTAA
- a CDS encoding TolC family outer membrane protein, whose product MRLHLLKAIPFVLAASFVQAQTLPQAMQQALDVHPEIQAGVNARIAADYQLRAAKGGYLPRVDLNAGYGREGTDSSSTRARGGHWDTLNRGESSLRLQQMVFDGFATSSEVGRQQATVNSRAFSLLGTSERTALTVAQVYLDVLTRREFVRLAEDNLRNHERIYDQIKLRTQRGVGSGADLDQAEARLAQARNNVITEQTNLADAQTNYLSAVGQEADQLERPPSFMAMLPADLNEARRQMLDNSPILRSAESDIAAAEKQYEAAKSSFYPRFDAELGRNADNNIDGDASHNNGWEAMLRMRFNLYAGGSNKAELESKSYQSNQALDIRNNALRQLNEELGLAWNAMNNANAQVPIAQQYVDHSSKVRGAYQKQFSLGERTLLDLLDSENELFTASRRLEEIKNVQLFTQYRIKATMGELLKSQGVVAPMASVVQNDVKPKVQLPGMN is encoded by the coding sequence ATGCGTTTGCACCTGCTTAAGGCAATACCGTTCGTTCTCGCCGCCAGTTTCGTACAAGCCCAAACCCTGCCCCAGGCCATGCAGCAAGCGCTGGATGTGCATCCTGAGATTCAGGCAGGTGTCAACGCTCGTATCGCGGCCGACTATCAGTTGCGTGCGGCCAAGGGCGGTTACCTGCCCCGTGTCGACCTGAACGCCGGTTATGGCCGTGAAGGCACCGACAGTTCATCCACCCGTGCCCGTGGCGGCCATTGGGACACCCTCAATCGCGGTGAATCGAGCCTGCGCCTGCAACAAATGGTTTTTGACGGTTTTGCCACCTCCAGTGAAGTAGGGCGTCAACAAGCCACCGTTAACTCCCGCGCATTTTCGTTGCTTGGCACTTCCGAGCGCACTGCATTGACGGTAGCTCAGGTTTACCTGGACGTCCTGACCCGTCGTGAGTTCGTGCGTCTGGCCGAAGACAACCTGCGCAACCACGAACGTATCTACGACCAGATCAAGTTGCGCACCCAGCGCGGCGTCGGCAGCGGGGCTGACCTGGACCAGGCCGAAGCCCGTCTGGCCCAGGCCCGCAACAACGTGATCACCGAGCAGACCAACCTGGCCGACGCCCAGACCAACTACCTGAGCGCCGTTGGGCAAGAAGCCGATCAGTTGGAGCGTCCGCCTAGCTTCATGGCGATGCTGCCTGCAGACCTGAATGAAGCACGCCGCCAGATGCTCGATAACAGCCCGATCCTGCGTTCGGCTGAATCCGACATCGCCGCTGCCGAAAAACAATACGAAGCCGCCAAGTCTTCCTTCTACCCACGTTTCGACGCCGAGTTGGGCCGTAACGCCGACAACAACATCGACGGCGACGCCAGCCACAACAACGGCTGGGAAGCCATGCTGCGCATGCGTTTCAACCTGTATGCCGGTGGCAGTAACAAAGCTGAGCTGGAGTCCAAGTCCTACCAGTCCAACCAGGCCCTGGATATCCGCAACAACGCCTTGCGCCAGCTGAATGAAGAACTGGGCCTTGCCTGGAACGCCATGAACAATGCCAATGCTCAGGTGCCGATTGCCCAGCAATACGTCGACCACAGCAGCAAGGTGCGCGGCGCCTACCAGAAACAATTCAGCCTGGGCGAGCGGACCCTGCTCGACTTGCTCGACAGTGAAAACGAACTGTTCACCGCTTCGCGTCGTTTGGAAGAGATAAAAAACGTTCAGTTATTTACTCAGTACCGAATCAAGGCGACCATGGGCGAGTTGCTCAAGAGCCAGGGAGTGGTCGCACCGATGGCCTCCGTCGTCCAGAACGATGTGAAGCCGAAAGTTCAACTGCCGGGGATGAATTGA